A stretch of the Bordetella genomosp. 8 genome encodes the following:
- a CDS encoding glycosyltransferase family 4 protein: protein MKIALFVHCFFPRHFYGTETYTLNLAQHLQQLGHQPVVITAIFPGEPGGDELIQRYEHQGVPVIAVDKNHLPNIRVQDTYYQPAVADVYRQILRQEQPDLVHVTHLINHTATLLQVVNEMGIKTVATFTDFFGICFNNKLENAAGELCAGPNATRSNCVACYGKAVAEQGGAPAQYRIFANDEWAERAAALAVRLRHIPPVRGSHFARVIRDLRVRPQTLLSLYDQYSAVITPTSFLQNAYKRNGFRLPMYSVWFGTDIDRALGKSLRPEGVVRFGYIGQIAPHKGTDLLVDAFARLPKGSATLDIYGPRDQDIAYFDRLSTSFGERVRYHGTFPKSEMARVLSNVDVIVIPSRWYENSPLVLLDALATGTPVIVSDVEGMTEMVNEGETGLFFERGSCDDLTRKMNRFVSEDGLLEFMTGNTAFPRTVADMVRDTEAVYRTVIRH, encoded by the coding sequence ATGAAAATAGCGCTCTTCGTCCATTGTTTTTTTCCGCGCCATTTTTACGGCACTGAAACGTACACGCTCAATCTGGCGCAACATCTGCAGCAGCTGGGCCATCAGCCGGTGGTGATCACCGCCATATTTCCGGGGGAGCCGGGTGGCGATGAGCTGATCCAACGGTATGAACACCAGGGTGTTCCCGTCATCGCCGTTGACAAAAATCATCTGCCGAATATCCGGGTGCAAGATACCTATTACCAACCCGCGGTCGCCGATGTGTATCGCCAGATACTGAGGCAGGAGCAGCCTGACCTCGTGCATGTGACGCACTTGATAAACCATACGGCCACGCTCCTGCAGGTGGTGAATGAAATGGGCATCAAGACGGTCGCGACTTTTACCGATTTTTTCGGAATCTGCTTCAACAACAAGCTTGAAAATGCAGCCGGCGAGTTGTGCGCTGGCCCCAATGCAACGCGGTCCAACTGCGTCGCCTGCTATGGCAAGGCGGTGGCGGAGCAAGGCGGGGCACCGGCACAATATCGTATTTTCGCCAATGATGAATGGGCAGAGAGGGCAGCCGCGCTGGCGGTCCGGTTGAGGCATATACCCCCGGTGAGGGGGTCGCATTTCGCGCGTGTGATCCGTGATCTTCGCGTGCGGCCCCAGACGTTACTGAGCCTGTATGACCAGTACAGCGCGGTCATCACGCCGACCAGCTTTCTGCAGAATGCGTACAAGCGAAACGGATTCCGCCTTCCGATGTATTCGGTATGGTTTGGCACAGACATCGACCGTGCGCTGGGTAAATCGTTGCGTCCGGAAGGTGTGGTCCGATTTGGCTACATCGGGCAGATAGCGCCGCACAAAGGCACCGACTTGTTGGTGGACGCATTCGCTAGATTGCCGAAAGGCAGCGCGACCCTGGACATTTATGGACCGCGAGACCAGGACATCGCATACTTCGACCGGTTGTCGACTTCATTCGGGGAACGGGTTCGTTATCACGGGACTTTCCCTAAATCGGAAATGGCCAGGGTGTTGTCCAACGTCGATGTCATCGTGATCCCGTCTCGCTGGTACGAGAACAGCCCGCTGGTCCTGTTGGACGCCCTGGCTACCGGTACGCCGGTTATCGTCTCCGACGTGGAGGGCATGACGGAAATGGTCAACGAAGGGGAGACCGGCCTGTTTTTCGAGCGTGGGTCCTGCGACGATTTGACGCGCAAGATGAACCGGTTCGTGTCCGAGGATGGTCTGTTGGAGTTCATGACGGGCAACACTGCCTTTCCCCGCACCGTAGCCGATATGGTGCGGGATACCGAAGCGGTTTACCGAACGGTCATCCGGCATTGA